One region of Kogia breviceps isolate mKogBre1 chromosome 17, mKogBre1 haplotype 1, whole genome shotgun sequence genomic DNA includes:
- the SLC52A2 gene encoding solute carrier family 52, riboflavin transporter, member 2 isoform X1, translated as MAAPPLGRLVLTHVLVALFGMGSWAAINGIWVELPVVVKDLPEGWSLPSYLSVLVALGNLSLLVVTLWRRLAPGRGERAPIQVVQALSVVGTALLAPLWPHVAAVAGQEHSVAFLALSFVLALACCASNVTFLPFLSRLPPSFLRSFFLGQGLSALLPCVLALVQGVGRLECPPTPTNGTPGLPIDFPERFPVSTFFGVLSALLVVSAAAFQGLLVLLPSPPSVPTRGPEPGLKVGAPGVEEEEEASPLQESPSKAAGTTRSPEPAAHWLLSTRGVGLLGLLAVTNALTNGVLPAVQSYSCLPYGRPAYHLAVVLGSAANPLACFLAMGVLCRSLAGLGSLSLLGMLFGAYVMALAILSPCPPLVGTSAGVVLVPAAVSTFPGGVVGSVSRRVLIREGGFQLPAAQGGPAVVAGSWRGHPGGLSARRHGHVPSHQHLPCVPQWEGLCGPLWPLSPSRWGLRSTPLVFGLGLPQCLRAHSPGRPTLQAACSRMPAYSTGEPGTAGQVWDHRAGSEPGPGWARGFGPGPGPVWDLYNKACLFHELVLTPGTPLAVWIDLS; from the exons ATGGCAGCACCCCCGCTGGGCCGTCTGGTGCTGACCCACGTGCTGGTAGCCCTCTTTGGCATGGGCTCATGGGCTGCCATCAACGGGATCTGGGTGGAGCTGCCTGTGGTGGTGAAAGACCTCCCCGAGG GTTGGAGTCTCCCTTCCTACCTCTCTGTGCTTGTGGCGCTGGGGAACTTGAGTCTCCTGGTGGTGACCCTGTGGAGGCGGCTGGCCCCGGGCAGGGGCGAGAGGGCCCCCATCCAAGTGGTGCAGGCGCTGAGCGTGGTGGGCACGGCCCTGCTGGCCCCTCTGTGGCCCCACGTGGCAGCAGTGGCGGGGCAGGAGCACTCCGTGGCCTTCCTGGCTCTCTCCTTTGTGCTGGCGCTGGCCTGTTGTGCTTCGAATGTCACTTTCCTGCCCTTCCTGAGCCGCTTGCCGCCTTCCTTCTTGCGGTccttcttcctgggtcagggcctCAGTGCCCTGCTGCCCTGTGTGCTGGCCCTAGTGCAGGGTGTGGGTCGCCTCGAGTGCCCACCGACCCCCACCAATGGCACTCCTGGGCTCCCCATTGACTTCCCAGAGCGTTTTCCTGTCAGCACTTTTTTTGGGGTCTTGTCCGCCTTATTAGTCGTTTCAGCTGCCGCCTTTCAGGGTCTCCTGGTGCTGTTGCCGTCACCACCGTCTGTACCCACGAGAGGCCCAGAGCCTGGCCTGAAGGTGGGAGCCCCAGGagtagaggaagaggaagaggcctCACCCCTGCAGGAGTCTCCCAGCAAGGCGGCAGGCACCACCCGCAGCCCAGAACCTGCGGCCCATTGGCTGCTTTCCACCCGTGGTGTCGGCCTGCTGGGCCTGCTGGCCGTCACCAACGCTCTGACCAATGGCGTGTTGCCTGCTGTGCAGAGCTATTCCTGCTTGCCCTATGGGCGCCCAGCCTACCACTTGGCTGTGGTGCTGGGCAGTGCCGCCAACCCCCTCGCCTGCTTCCTGGCCATGGGTGTTCTATGCAG GTCCCTGGCAGGACTGGGCAGTCTCTCCCTGCTGGGCATGCTCTTCGGGGCCTACGTGATGGCGCTAGCAATCCTgagcccctgccctcctctggTGGGCACCTCTGCAGGGGTGGTCCTTGTG CCTGCTGCCGTGTCCACCTTCCCAGGTGGTGTCGTGGGTTCTGTGTCTCGGCGTGTTCTCATACGTGAAGGTGGCTTCCAGCTCCCTGCTGCACAGGGGGGGCCAGCAGTCGTTGCTGGCAGCTGGCGTGGCCATCCAGGTGGGCTCTCTGCTCGGCGCCATGGCCATGTTCCCTCCCACCAGCATCTACCGTGTGTTCCGCAGTGGGAAGGACTGTGTGGACCCCTGTGGCCCCTGAGCCCGAGCAGGTGGGGACTCCGCTCCACTCCACTTGTCTTCGGCTTGGGGTTGCCACAGTGCCTGCGTGCCCACAGCCCAGGGAGGCCCACCCTACAAGCAGCCTGCTCACGGATGCCTGCGTACTCCACAGGAGAACCTGGCACCGCAGGCCAGGTTTGGGACCACAGAGCAGGCTCGGAGCCAGGGCCCGGCTGGGCACGTGGATTTGGCCCAGGCCCAGGACCTGTGTGGGATTTGTACAATAAAGCGTGTCTATTCCATGAGTTGGTGCTAACCCCGGGAACACCTCTTGCTGTGTGGATAGACCTCTCCTGA
- the SLC52A2 gene encoding solute carrier family 52, riboflavin transporter, member 2 isoform X2 codes for MAAPPLGRLVLTHVLVALFGMGSWAAINGIWVELPVVVKDLPEGWSLPSYLSVLVALGNLSLLVVTLWRRLAPGRGERAPIQVVQALSVVGTALLAPLWPHVAAVAGQEHSVAFLALSFVLALACCASNVTFLPFLSRLPPSFLRSFFLGQGLSALLPCVLALVQGVGRLECPPTPTNGTPGLPIDFPERFPVSTFFGVLSALLVVSAAAFQGLLVLLPSPPSVPTRGPEPGLKVGAPGVEEEEEASPLQESPSKAAGTTRSPEPAAHWLLSTRGVGLLGLLAVTNALTNGVLPAVQSYSCLPYGRPAYHLAVVLGSAANPLACFLAMGVLCRSLAGLGSLSLLGMLFGAYVMALAILSPCPPLVGTSAGVVLVVVSWVLCLGVFSYVKVASSSLLHRGGQQSLLAAGVAIQVGSLLGAMAMFPPTSIYRVFRSGKDCVDPCGP; via the exons ATGGCAGCACCCCCGCTGGGCCGTCTGGTGCTGACCCACGTGCTGGTAGCCCTCTTTGGCATGGGCTCATGGGCTGCCATCAACGGGATCTGGGTGGAGCTGCCTGTGGTGGTGAAAGACCTCCCCGAGG GTTGGAGTCTCCCTTCCTACCTCTCTGTGCTTGTGGCGCTGGGGAACTTGAGTCTCCTGGTGGTGACCCTGTGGAGGCGGCTGGCCCCGGGCAGGGGCGAGAGGGCCCCCATCCAAGTGGTGCAGGCGCTGAGCGTGGTGGGCACGGCCCTGCTGGCCCCTCTGTGGCCCCACGTGGCAGCAGTGGCGGGGCAGGAGCACTCCGTGGCCTTCCTGGCTCTCTCCTTTGTGCTGGCGCTGGCCTGTTGTGCTTCGAATGTCACTTTCCTGCCCTTCCTGAGCCGCTTGCCGCCTTCCTTCTTGCGGTccttcttcctgggtcagggcctCAGTGCCCTGCTGCCCTGTGTGCTGGCCCTAGTGCAGGGTGTGGGTCGCCTCGAGTGCCCACCGACCCCCACCAATGGCACTCCTGGGCTCCCCATTGACTTCCCAGAGCGTTTTCCTGTCAGCACTTTTTTTGGGGTCTTGTCCGCCTTATTAGTCGTTTCAGCTGCCGCCTTTCAGGGTCTCCTGGTGCTGTTGCCGTCACCACCGTCTGTACCCACGAGAGGCCCAGAGCCTGGCCTGAAGGTGGGAGCCCCAGGagtagaggaagaggaagaggcctCACCCCTGCAGGAGTCTCCCAGCAAGGCGGCAGGCACCACCCGCAGCCCAGAACCTGCGGCCCATTGGCTGCTTTCCACCCGTGGTGTCGGCCTGCTGGGCCTGCTGGCCGTCACCAACGCTCTGACCAATGGCGTGTTGCCTGCTGTGCAGAGCTATTCCTGCTTGCCCTATGGGCGCCCAGCCTACCACTTGGCTGTGGTGCTGGGCAGTGCCGCCAACCCCCTCGCCTGCTTCCTGGCCATGGGTGTTCTATGCAG GTCCCTGGCAGGACTGGGCAGTCTCTCCCTGCTGGGCATGCTCTTCGGGGCCTACGTGATGGCGCTAGCAATCCTgagcccctgccctcctctggTGGGCACCTCTGCAGGGGTGGTCCTTGTG GTGGTGTCGTGGGTTCTGTGTCTCGGCGTGTTCTCATACGTGAAGGTGGCTTCCAGCTCCCTGCTGCACAGGGGGGGCCAGCAGTCGTTGCTGGCAGCTGGCGTGGCCATCCAGGTGGGCTCTCTGCTCGGCGCCATGGCCATGTTCCCTCCCACCAGCATCTACCGTGTGTTCCGCAGTGGGAAGGACTGTGTGGACCCCTGTGGCCCCTGA
- the SLC52A2 gene encoding solute carrier family 52, riboflavin transporter, member 2 isoform X4 — translation MAAPPLGRLVLTHVLVALFGMGSWAAINGIWVELPVVVKDLPEGWSLPSYLSVLVALGNLSLLVVTLWRRLAPGRGERAPIQVVQALSVVGTALLAPLWPHVAAVAGQEHSVAFLALSFVLALACCASNVTFLPFLSRLPPSFLRSFFLGQGLSALLPCVLALVQGVGRLECPPTPTNGTPGLPIDFPERFPVSTFFGVLSALLVVSAAAFQGLLVLLPSPPSVPTRGPEPGLKVGAPGVEEEEEASPLQESPSKAAGTTRSPEPAAHWLLSTRGVGLLGLLAVTNALTNGVLPAVQSYSCLPYGRPAYHLAVVLGSAANPLACFLAMGVLCRSLAGLGSLSLLGMLFGAYVMALAILSPCPPLVGTSAGVVLVVEEVNYVMSRLEP, via the exons ATGGCAGCACCCCCGCTGGGCCGTCTGGTGCTGACCCACGTGCTGGTAGCCCTCTTTGGCATGGGCTCATGGGCTGCCATCAACGGGATCTGGGTGGAGCTGCCTGTGGTGGTGAAAGACCTCCCCGAGG GTTGGAGTCTCCCTTCCTACCTCTCTGTGCTTGTGGCGCTGGGGAACTTGAGTCTCCTGGTGGTGACCCTGTGGAGGCGGCTGGCCCCGGGCAGGGGCGAGAGGGCCCCCATCCAAGTGGTGCAGGCGCTGAGCGTGGTGGGCACGGCCCTGCTGGCCCCTCTGTGGCCCCACGTGGCAGCAGTGGCGGGGCAGGAGCACTCCGTGGCCTTCCTGGCTCTCTCCTTTGTGCTGGCGCTGGCCTGTTGTGCTTCGAATGTCACTTTCCTGCCCTTCCTGAGCCGCTTGCCGCCTTCCTTCTTGCGGTccttcttcctgggtcagggcctCAGTGCCCTGCTGCCCTGTGTGCTGGCCCTAGTGCAGGGTGTGGGTCGCCTCGAGTGCCCACCGACCCCCACCAATGGCACTCCTGGGCTCCCCATTGACTTCCCAGAGCGTTTTCCTGTCAGCACTTTTTTTGGGGTCTTGTCCGCCTTATTAGTCGTTTCAGCTGCCGCCTTTCAGGGTCTCCTGGTGCTGTTGCCGTCACCACCGTCTGTACCCACGAGAGGCCCAGAGCCTGGCCTGAAGGTGGGAGCCCCAGGagtagaggaagaggaagaggcctCACCCCTGCAGGAGTCTCCCAGCAAGGCGGCAGGCACCACCCGCAGCCCAGAACCTGCGGCCCATTGGCTGCTTTCCACCCGTGGTGTCGGCCTGCTGGGCCTGCTGGCCGTCACCAACGCTCTGACCAATGGCGTGTTGCCTGCTGTGCAGAGCTATTCCTGCTTGCCCTATGGGCGCCCAGCCTACCACTTGGCTGTGGTGCTGGGCAGTGCCGCCAACCCCCTCGCCTGCTTCCTGGCCATGGGTGTTCTATGCAG GTCCCTGGCAGGACTGGGCAGTCTCTCCCTGCTGGGCATGCTCTTCGGGGCCTACGTGATGGCGCTAGCAATCCTgagcccctgccctcctctggTGGGCACCTCTGCAGGGGTGGTCCTTGTG gtggaggaagtgaACTACGTGATGAGCAGGCTGGAGCCGTGA
- the SLC52A2 gene encoding solute carrier family 52, riboflavin transporter, member 2 isoform X3, which produces MAAPPLGRLVLTHVLVALFGMGSWAAINGIWVELPVVVKDLPEGWSLPSYLSVLVALGNLSLLVVTLWRRLAPGRGERAPIQVVQALSVVGTALLAPLWPHVAAVAGQEHSVAFLALSFVLALACCASNVTFLPFLSRLPPSFLRSFFLGQGLSALLPCVLALVQGVGRLECPPTPTNGTPGLPIDFPERFPVSTFFGVLSALLVVSAAAFQGLLVLLPSPPSVPTRGPEPGLKVGAPGVEEEEEASPLQESPSKAAGTTRSPEPAAHWLLSTRGVGLLGLLAVTNALTNGVLPAVQSYSCLPYGRPAYHLAVVLGSAANPLACFLAMGVLCRSLAGLGSLSLLGMLFGAYVMALAILSPCPPLVGTSAGVVLVILKPPPGGGSELRDEQAGAVTEAAAIPRTGLKEKGTNRPWN; this is translated from the exons ATGGCAGCACCCCCGCTGGGCCGTCTGGTGCTGACCCACGTGCTGGTAGCCCTCTTTGGCATGGGCTCATGGGCTGCCATCAACGGGATCTGGGTGGAGCTGCCTGTGGTGGTGAAAGACCTCCCCGAGG GTTGGAGTCTCCCTTCCTACCTCTCTGTGCTTGTGGCGCTGGGGAACTTGAGTCTCCTGGTGGTGACCCTGTGGAGGCGGCTGGCCCCGGGCAGGGGCGAGAGGGCCCCCATCCAAGTGGTGCAGGCGCTGAGCGTGGTGGGCACGGCCCTGCTGGCCCCTCTGTGGCCCCACGTGGCAGCAGTGGCGGGGCAGGAGCACTCCGTGGCCTTCCTGGCTCTCTCCTTTGTGCTGGCGCTGGCCTGTTGTGCTTCGAATGTCACTTTCCTGCCCTTCCTGAGCCGCTTGCCGCCTTCCTTCTTGCGGTccttcttcctgggtcagggcctCAGTGCCCTGCTGCCCTGTGTGCTGGCCCTAGTGCAGGGTGTGGGTCGCCTCGAGTGCCCACCGACCCCCACCAATGGCACTCCTGGGCTCCCCATTGACTTCCCAGAGCGTTTTCCTGTCAGCACTTTTTTTGGGGTCTTGTCCGCCTTATTAGTCGTTTCAGCTGCCGCCTTTCAGGGTCTCCTGGTGCTGTTGCCGTCACCACCGTCTGTACCCACGAGAGGCCCAGAGCCTGGCCTGAAGGTGGGAGCCCCAGGagtagaggaagaggaagaggcctCACCCCTGCAGGAGTCTCCCAGCAAGGCGGCAGGCACCACCCGCAGCCCAGAACCTGCGGCCCATTGGCTGCTTTCCACCCGTGGTGTCGGCCTGCTGGGCCTGCTGGCCGTCACCAACGCTCTGACCAATGGCGTGTTGCCTGCTGTGCAGAGCTATTCCTGCTTGCCCTATGGGCGCCCAGCCTACCACTTGGCTGTGGTGCTGGGCAGTGCCGCCAACCCCCTCGCCTGCTTCCTGGCCATGGGTGTTCTATGCAG GTCCCTGGCAGGACTGGGCAGTCTCTCCCTGCTGGGCATGCTCTTCGGGGCCTACGTGATGGCGCTAGCAATCCTgagcccctgccctcctctggTGGGCACCTCTGCAGGGGTGGTCCTTGTG atactgaaacccccaccaggtggaggaagtgaACTACGTGATGAGCAGGCTGGAGCCGTGACAGAAGCTGCcgcaattccaagaactggcctcaaagaaaagggaacaaacagaccctggaactga